From Thermoleophilia bacterium, a single genomic window includes:
- a CDS encoding acetylxylan esterase produces the protein MRKLLLLIVTAVATLAFTQSANAAITEVFDGNGDVPCTTQVGGATDGQVWCGTGSSSAGNVSSSPGVDNVPIDVNVAFPNATTYGVGPYPVVMQSHGYGGRKFPFAQMQRWLLKGYAVYSQTQRGFGYSCKDNPAAAGCASGYVHLMDFRFEIRDAQILLGRLVDENVIQPTKIATTGGSYGGGMSMSLAVLKDRVMDLDGSLHPWESPLGTDMEIAVGTPNIPWTELTYALAPNGNNLDYIKDASYFGRTGVMKESYIQGLAASGRNAPAGSDPQADILGWKALLDAGEPYDNNQAVADMKTEINTYHSSYGLPPTQAPAPLLISNGFTDDLFPADEATRFYNRSRAQFPGTPISLFFGSFGHQRGQTQANVSAAFQALEEQWVDFYLTDTGSQPPSDVTAYTQTCPNGTAGGGPYNATDWASIAPGEIRLLDANDPKRIDPDGGSFGVSAAFNPLTAGQNPCGAPDGSREFGSANYSLPKAPAGGYTVLGSTTVVAKISLPGDNSQIAARLVDVSANGQTKTLVSRGLWRPTQSGFQVFQLHANGWKVDTDHVLRLELLPRDSAQAAPGGFLSNYGRPSNNQQVATVSFVDLRIPVAESPGSLGGMVTAPAPRVLPDRPDVELAKGNEGIGSITIADYTADTDPCPAGTTGTTPPDCTPDACPVGQTGTPPNCQDKPVTGPLKMVARPTVKGKKMRVNLLCSAKYDSCTTAKVAVRAAGKVRGFKKPLLAKRGGITVKPGKTSRVYMNLTTKARKIFRDTTYRKNGRKRIRKGVRKVRANVLINGKNYGVRTVLRIGTVR, from the coding sequence ATGCGTAAGCTTTTACTGCTGATCGTCACAGCCGTGGCGACTTTGGCCTTCACCCAGTCCGCCAACGCGGCGATCACTGAGGTATTCGACGGCAACGGGGACGTCCCCTGCACCACCCAGGTCGGTGGCGCTACTGACGGACAGGTCTGGTGTGGAACCGGATCTTCCTCAGCCGGAAACGTCAGCTCCTCGCCTGGAGTCGACAACGTTCCGATTGATGTCAACGTCGCCTTCCCGAACGCCACCACCTACGGTGTCGGGCCTTACCCGGTCGTAATGCAGTCCCACGGATACGGCGGCCGCAAGTTCCCCTTCGCCCAGATGCAGCGCTGGCTCCTCAAAGGCTACGCGGTGTACTCACAGACCCAGCGCGGTTTCGGCTACTCCTGCAAGGACAACCCCGCCGCCGCCGGCTGCGCCAGCGGTTACGTCCATCTGATGGACTTCCGTTTCGAAATTCGCGATGCGCAGATCCTGCTCGGCCGCTTGGTCGACGAAAACGTGATCCAGCCGACCAAGATCGCCACGACCGGTGGCTCCTACGGTGGCGGGATGTCGATGTCGCTGGCCGTGCTCAAGGACCGGGTCATGGACCTGGACGGATCACTCCACCCCTGGGAGAGCCCGCTCGGCACCGACATGGAGATCGCCGTCGGAACTCCGAACATTCCCTGGACCGAACTCACTTACGCGCTCGCCCCGAATGGCAACAACCTCGACTACATCAAGGACGCCAGTTACTTCGGACGCACCGGTGTGATGAAGGAATCCTACATCCAGGGTCTTGCGGCTTCCGGCCGCAACGCACCCGCCGGAAGCGACCCGCAGGCCGACATCCTCGGCTGGAAAGCACTGCTGGACGCTGGTGAGCCGTACGACAACAACCAGGCTGTAGCCGACATGAAGACCGAGATCAACACGTACCACTCCTCGTATGGTCTCCCGCCGACTCAGGCACCGGCACCGCTGCTGATCAGCAATGGCTTCACCGACGACCTGTTCCCGGCCGACGAGGCGACGCGCTTCTACAACCGTTCGCGTGCCCAGTTCCCGGGTACTCCGATCAGCCTCTTCTTCGGTTCATTCGGTCATCAGCGTGGTCAGACCCAGGCCAACGTCAGCGCGGCATTCCAGGCGCTCGAAGAACAATGGGTCGACTTCTACCTCACGGACACTGGATCGCAGCCGCCCTCGGACGTAACCGCTTACACACAGACCTGCCCGAACGGAACCGCCGGTGGAGGTCCGTACAACGCGACTGACTGGGCTTCGATCGCCCCGGGTGAGATCCGTCTCCTCGATGCAAACGATCCCAAGAGGATCGACCCCGACGGTGGCAGCTTCGGAGTATCGGCGGCCTTCAATCCGCTGACCGCCGGGCAGAATCCCTGTGGCGCCCCCGATGGCTCGCGCGAATTCGGTTCCGCGAACTACTCGCTGCCGAAGGCCCCGGCCGGTGGATACACCGTCCTCGGATCGACCACGGTCGTCGCCAAGATCAGCCTGCCGGGTGACAACTCGCAGATCGCCGCCCGCCTGGTCGACGTCTCGGCCAACGGTCAGACCAAGACCCTGGTGTCGCGAGGCCTCTGGCGTCCGACGCAGAGCGGCTTCCAGGTGTTCCAGCTTCACGCCAACGGATGGAAGGTCGACACTGACCACGTCCTGAGGCTCGAGCTGCTGCCGCGGGACTCGGCGCAGGCCGCCCCGGGTGGATTCCTGTCCAACTACGGTCGTCCGTCGAACAACCAGCAAGTGGCGACTGTCAGTTTTGTCGACCTGAGGATCCCCGTCGCGGAATCCCCGGGTTCACTCGGCGGAATGGTCACGGCTCCGGCTCCGAGGGTCCTGCCGGACCGTCCCGACGTTGAGCTGGCCAAGGGCAACGAAGGAATCGGGTCGATCACGATCGCGGACTACACGGCCGATACCGATCCCTGCCCGGCAGGAACCACTGGCACCACCCCGCCTGACTGCACCCCCGACGCCTGCCCCGTGGGCCAGACCGGCACCCCGCCGAACTGCCAGGACAAGCCGGTGACCGGACCACTCAAGATGGTCGCCCGGCCAACGGTCAAGGGCAAGAAGATGCGGGTCAACCTGCTCTGCTCGGCCAAGTACGACTCCTGCACTACGGCAAAGGTTGCAGTCAGGGCCGCGGGCAAGGTCCGCGGCTTCAAGAAGCCGCTGCTGGCCAAGCGCGGAGGCATCACGGTGAAACCGGGCAAGACCAGCCGGGTCTACATGAACCTGACCACCAAAGCCCGGAAGATATTCCGTGACACGACCTACAGGAAGAATGGCCGGAAGCGGATCCGCAAGGGTGTCCGAAAGGTTAGGGCAAACGTGCTGATCAACGGCAAGAATTACGGGGTACGCACGGTCCTCAGGATCGGGACGGTCCGGTAA
- a CDS encoding DUF308 domain-containing protein codes for METESEVNAEVAASSGLFKGVGITLIILGIVAILFPLFTSYVVVGFAGWVLVIASFFIFGSAFLVHGAGGLIVRILWALVALIAGIILLTNTDGSVEFLTAVLAIYFILMGVVKIAVAASQRGTEGAGWVAVNGVLSLIIGLIIIADLDNTKDWAIGLLLGIDFIFAGFVLLMAGSAAKQLGQDS; via the coding sequence ATGGAAACCGAGAGTGAAGTAAACGCAGAGGTCGCCGCCAGCAGTGGTCTGTTCAAGGGGGTCGGCATCACGCTGATCATCCTCGGGATAGTGGCCATCCTGTTTCCGCTGTTCACGTCTTACGTGGTCGTTGGATTCGCCGGATGGGTGCTGGTGATCGCCTCATTCTTCATCTTCGGATCCGCGTTCCTGGTGCATGGTGCGGGCGGACTGATCGTGAGGATTCTCTGGGCCCTTGTGGCGCTGATCGCCGGAATCATTCTGCTGACAAATACTGACGGAAGCGTTGAGTTTCTGACCGCGGTCCTCGCCATCTACTTCATTCTCATGGGCGTCGTCAAGATCGCCGTCGCCGCCAGCCAGCGCGGAACGGAGGGTGCCGGGTGGGTCGCCGTCAATGGCGTGCTCTCCCTGATCATCGGCCTGATCATCATCGCCGACCTCGATAACACCAAGGATTGGGCGATCGGCCTGCTGCTCGGAATCGACTTCATCTTTGCCGGCTTCGTCCTGCTCATGGCCGGTTCGGCCGCCAAGCAGCTAGGGCAGGATTCCTGA
- the glmU gene encoding bifunctional UDP-N-acetylglucosamine diphosphorylase/glucosamine-1-phosphate N-acetyltransferase GlmU — protein MAAGEGTRMRSSLPKVLHPVCGRLMITWPILAARSAGVGRVAVIVSPNLDLGDALPEDVETVVQPESDGTGGAVRAAIGIVRESSEVLVLSGDVPLVSATVISELLSTHRGDRASATVMTAILEEPGAYGRVVRDSDDAVEKIVEVKVAGDATAAELEIKEINSGTYVFSGESLASALDEINSDNAQREYYLPDVLAVMRGRGERVSAHIAEDTAVNLGVNSRVDLAAVEAEARRRILEGHMLAGVTIVDPASTWIDADVLVGADARIEPGTSLRGVTEIGPSAVIGPHSTVINSGIGARSRILHSHLVLCEVMDDCQVGPFAYLRPGAQLEDGSKAGTFVEIKNSVVGAGAKVPHLSYIGDADIGEGANLGAGTITANYDGMRKHRTVVGPGARVGVDTMLVAPVEIGADAYTGAGSVIRENVPPRSLAVSRGDQRTIEEYAERRKARDKEEEPDS, from the coding sequence ATGGCCGCGGGCGAAGGCACGCGGATGCGTTCCTCCCTGCCCAAGGTCCTTCACCCGGTCTGCGGCCGACTGATGATCACCTGGCCGATCCTCGCCGCCCGCTCGGCCGGGGTCGGGCGGGTCGCGGTGATCGTCTCTCCGAACCTCGATCTCGGTGATGCGCTGCCCGAAGACGTCGAGACCGTCGTCCAGCCGGAGTCGGACGGCACCGGCGGGGCGGTCCGCGCGGCCATCGGGATCGTCCGCGAATCGTCCGAGGTGCTGGTGCTCTCCGGCGACGTGCCGCTGGTTTCGGCGACCGTGATCAGTGAACTGCTTTCCACCCATCGCGGCGACAGGGCATCGGCCACGGTGATGACCGCGATCCTCGAGGAGCCCGGCGCCTACGGACGGGTGGTCCGCGACAGCGATGACGCGGTCGAGAAGATCGTCGAGGTGAAGGTTGCCGGTGACGCGACCGCGGCCGAGCTCGAGATCAAGGAGATCAACTCCGGCACATATGTCTTCTCCGGCGAATCGCTCGCTTCCGCCCTGGATGAGATCAACAGCGACAACGCCCAACGGGAGTATTATCTTCCGGACGTGCTCGCGGTCATGCGCGGGCGTGGCGAGCGGGTCTCGGCACACATCGCCGAAGACACCGCGGTCAACCTCGGCGTCAACAGCCGGGTGGACCTGGCCGCGGTCGAGGCTGAAGCCCGTCGTCGCATCCTCGAAGGCCACATGCTGGCCGGCGTGACCATCGTCGATCCCGCGTCGACCTGGATCGACGCCGATGTGCTCGTAGGGGCCGACGCCCGGATCGAGCCGGGTACCTCGCTTCGCGGTGTGACCGAAATCGGCCCCTCGGCCGTGATCGGCCCGCATTCGACGGTGATCAATTCGGGCATCGGTGCCCGCAGCCGGATCCTCCATTCGCATCTGGTCCTCTGTGAAGTGATGGACGACTGTCAGGTCGGGCCCTTCGCTTACCTGCGGCCGGGCGCACAGCTCGAAGACGGCTCCAAGGCGGGGACCTTCGTCGAGATCAAGAACTCGGTCGTCGGGGCTGGGGCCAAGGTGCCACACCTCTCCTACATCGGCGACGCCGACATCGGCGAAGGCGCCAATCTCGGCGCCGGCACGATCACCGCCAACTACGACGGAATGCGCAAACACCGGACCGTGGTTGGTCCCGGCGCGCGGGTGGGGGTTGACACGATGCTGGTCGCACCGGTAGAGATCGGCGCTGACGCTTACACTGGCGCCGGATCCGTAATCAGAGAGAATGTCCCCCCGAGGTCGCTCGCGGTCAGCCGCGGAGACCAGAGAACCATTGAAGAGTACGCCGAGCGCCGCAAGGCCCGCGACAAAGAAGAGGAACCAGATTCGTGA
- a CDS encoding ribose-phosphate pyrophosphokinase: protein MVFGGRSSLDLASKIASKLSLSLGDVTLKTFSDGEIYGRYEESIRGADVFLVQSTCANEETGMTPNDSLMELMIMADAAQGASAHRIIAVMPWFGYARQDKKSAPREPITARVVARALESVGIDRVLTMDLHAGQIQGFFTIPVDHMTAMPMLTQWFTDQYNAEDLVVVSPDAGRAKAARNFARKIGTEWAIMEKERPAQQVAEIGYVVGDVKDKIAIISDDMIDTAGTLCAAARTVLEEGASSVIACATHGVFSYPAYERLPYEKSGLEKIVVTDTIPLRRGAPDNITVLSTAGTLGDSIRRIFTDASVSEIFAGENQLF from the coding sequence ATGGTCTTCGGCGGCCGCAGTTCCCTGGACCTGGCCTCCAAGATCGCCTCGAAGCTCTCTCTGAGCCTCGGCGACGTGACTCTCAAGACTTTCTCCGACGGTGAGATCTACGGGCGTTACGAGGAATCGATCCGCGGTGCCGACGTCTTCCTGGTGCAGTCGACCTGCGCCAACGAAGAAACGGGCATGACCCCGAACGACTCCCTGATGGAATTGATGATCATGGCCGACGCCGCCCAGGGCGCTTCGGCCCATCGCATCATCGCCGTGATGCCGTGGTTCGGATACGCGCGTCAGGACAAGAAGTCGGCACCCCGCGAGCCGATCACCGCCCGCGTCGTGGCCCGGGCCCTCGAATCGGTCGGTATCGACCGAGTCCTGACCATGGACCTCCACGCCGGCCAGATCCAGGGTTTCTTCACGATTCCGGTCGACCACATGACCGCGATGCCGATGTTGACCCAGTGGTTCACCGACCAGTACAACGCCGAAGACCTCGTTGTGGTCTCTCCTGACGCCGGCCGGGCCAAGGCTGCGCGCAACTTCGCCCGCAAGATCGGTACCGAGTGGGCGATCATGGAGAAAGAGCGCCCGGCTCAGCAGGTGGCCGAGATCGGCTACGTGGTCGGCGACGTCAAGGACAAAATCGCGATCATCTCCGACGACATGATCGACACCGCCGGCACGCTCTGTGCCGCGGCCCGCACCGTGCTTGAAGAAGGCGCCTCGAGCGTGATCGCCTGCGCCACCCACGGTGTGTTCTCCTACCCCGCCTACGAGCGGCTGCCTTACGAGAAGTCCGGACTCGAAAAGATCGTCGTCACCGACACGATCCCGCTGCGCCGCGGCGCTCCGGACAACATCACCGTGCTTTCGACCGCGGGCACCCTCGGCGACTCGATCCGGCGCATCTTCACCGACGCCTCGGTGTCGGAGATCTTCGCCGGCGAGAACCAGCTCTTCTAG
- a CDS encoding glycerophosphodiester phosphodiesterase: MTFTRIGHKGADKLVPGNTVASFEKAVEIGVDVIELDVLWLESGHPDIPLDQRTPLVVAHDWPTAAAKEELTLYDALEAFTRPPLDKVIINLDIKLPGREAEIVEAARGHGIAGRIAVSTMEVSTVKAIGELAPEVSLGWTVPKVTRDWLSKPFWMKPALLVGLASVRRRMPRLVRQGIAELGVEIDAIWAFYGVVTPALVKETRAAGVKLNVWTIDDRELIDKMLALGVDGICSNDPRLF; this comes from the coding sequence GTGACATTCACCCGAATTGGACATAAAGGGGCCGACAAGCTGGTTCCCGGCAACACGGTCGCCTCCTTCGAGAAAGCGGTCGAGATCGGCGTCGACGTGATCGAACTCGACGTGCTCTGGCTCGAGAGCGGACACCCCGACATCCCGCTGGACCAGCGCACGCCGCTAGTGGTGGCACACGACTGGCCCACCGCCGCGGCAAAGGAGGAATTGACCCTCTACGACGCGCTCGAGGCCTTCACCCGCCCGCCACTCGACAAGGTGATCATCAACCTCGACATCAAGCTGCCGGGACGCGAGGCCGAGATCGTCGAAGCGGCTCGCGGTCACGGCATCGCCGGGCGCATCGCCGTCTCGACCATGGAGGTCTCGACCGTCAAGGCGATCGGTGAGCTCGCGCCCGAAGTGAGCCTCGGCTGGACCGTGCCGAAGGTGACCAGGGATTGGCTCTCGAAACCGTTCTGGATGAAGCCGGCGCTCCTGGTCGGCCTCGCTTCAGTGCGCCGGCGCATGCCACGCCTGGTGCGCCAGGGCATTGCCGAACTCGGGGTCGAGATCGATGCGATCTGGGCCTTCTACGGCGTGGTCACTCCGGCTCTGGTCAAGGAGACCAGGGCCGCCGGTGTGAAACTCAACGTCTGGACGATCGACGACCGCGAGCTGATCGACAAGATGCTCGCCCTCGGAGTCGACGGAATCTGCTCGAACGACCCGAGGCTGTTCTAG
- a CDS encoding AarF/ABC1/UbiB kinase family protein produces the protein MSDETKIPKGRVRRSAKLGSVVGSQGARYAGTKTSNLVRSDDSAQEKLDDRHAETAIKMVEALGQMKGAAMKIGQFASFIDTEFIPEEYRETYQEQLAKLRTDAPSMPWEDVVKVLEKEYDGVPLDEMFAFIEEQAVAAASIGQVHRAELLDGRKVAVKIQYPGVAEALESDLRNAGMLVHLARALAPGLDAKEVVKELRERVLEELDYEYEAQNQRSFARAYRGHPFIFVPDVITRLSRRRVLVTEFVEGVGFDEVKELSQEERSRFGEIIFRGSFGSIYHLQHFNADPHPGNYILMADGRIAFLDFGMTKKLDREQIELEQRAVDAVVRDDPEGLRDALHELGFIKKPSKLDAVHLMDHVKAIGGWYMEDKEIEVNPTLVMKMIEATHDPRSEYFDLMRRESIPADELMGRRMEIGVFAVLGQLRAKRNWYRIMREWVYADKPATELGRQEWEYFESRGVEQVPGIAKE, from the coding sequence ATGTCGGATGAGACCAAAATCCCCAAAGGTCGGGTTCGCCGCTCGGCGAAACTGGGTTCGGTGGTGGGTTCGCAGGGTGCCCGGTACGCGGGCACCAAGACCTCGAACCTCGTCCGAAGTGACGATTCGGCTCAGGAGAAGCTCGATGATCGGCACGCTGAGACGGCCATCAAGATGGTCGAAGCCCTCGGCCAGATGAAAGGCGCGGCGATGAAGATCGGCCAGTTCGCCTCCTTCATCGACACCGAGTTCATCCCCGAGGAATACCGCGAGACCTACCAGGAGCAGTTGGCAAAGCTTCGAACCGACGCTCCCTCGATGCCCTGGGAGGACGTGGTCAAGGTGCTCGAAAAGGAATACGACGGCGTGCCACTGGACGAGATGTTCGCTTTCATCGAGGAGCAGGCCGTCGCCGCCGCCTCGATCGGGCAGGTCCACCGGGCTGAACTCCTGGATGGCCGCAAGGTGGCGGTCAAGATCCAGTACCCCGGCGTGGCCGAAGCTCTGGAATCCGATCTGCGCAACGCCGGCATGCTGGTTCACCTTGCCCGAGCCCTGGCCCCCGGCCTCGACGCCAAGGAAGTGGTCAAGGAGCTGCGCGAGCGGGTGCTCGAGGAGCTCGACTACGAGTACGAGGCGCAGAACCAGCGCTCCTTCGCGCGCGCCTACCGCGGCCATCCGTTCATCTTCGTGCCCGACGTGATCACGCGGCTGTCGCGGCGCCGGGTGCTGGTGACCGAGTTCGTGGAAGGTGTCGGGTTCGACGAAGTCAAGGAACTCAGTCAGGAAGAGCGCAGCCGCTTCGGCGAGATCATCTTCCGCGGCAGCTTCGGCTCGATCTACCACCTGCAGCACTTCAACGCCGACCCCCATCCCGGCAACTACATCCTGATGGCGGACGGCCGCATCGCTTTCCTCGACTTCGGCATGACCAAAAAACTCGACCGCGAGCAGATCGAGCTCGAGCAGCGCGCGGTCGACGCGGTGGTCCGGGACGACCCCGAAGGTCTGCGCGACGCCCTGCACGAGCTCGGCTTCATCAAGAAACCGTCGAAGCTCGACGCTGTCCACCTGATGGACCACGTCAAGGCGATCGGCGGCTGGTACATGGAGGACAAGGAGATCGAAGTCAACCCGACCCTGGTCATGAAGATGATCGAGGCGACCCACGACCCGCGGTCCGAGTACTTCGACCTGATGCGGCGCGAATCGATCCCGGCCGACGAGCTGATGGGCCGCCGCATGGAGATCGGCGTGTTCGCCGTCCTCGGCCAGCTGCGGGCCAAACGCAACTGGTACCGGATCATGCGGGAATGGGTCTACGCCGATAAGCCCGCGACCGAACTCGGCCGCCAGGAATGGGAGTACTTCGAGTCCCGCGGAGTCGAGCAGGTCCCGGGCATCGCCAAAGAATAA
- a CDS encoding 50S ribosomal protein L25, with product MSSTRATLTASTRNEFGSRITRRLRRDGKVPGVVYSEGTEAISFHVESRDARVILGAGHALFDLQIEGSDAVPVVVKEQQHHPVRGDLQHLDLQKVRLDVKIQAEVLIALEGEEEAPGFKQGGVLEHVTREVTVEALPTDIPDSIPLDVSEMEINDTLTLEDLIVPGNLEVITDFEPSEVTLVTLSPPRVEEEPEEVEVDPELVGEDGEPIEPAEDGEGGDSGDGGGDSGDSGDSGDSGDSSDKE from the coding sequence ATGTCTTCGACACGCGCAACTCTCACCGCATCTACCCGCAACGAATTCGGCTCCCGGATCACCCGTCGCCTCCGCCGCGACGGAAAGGTCCCCGGCGTTGTCTATTCCGAGGGCACCGAAGCCATCAGCTTTCACGTCGAAAGCCGTGACGCAAGGGTGATCCTGGGTGCGGGCCACGCGCTGTTCGATCTTCAGATCGAGGGATCCGACGCGGTGCCGGTCGTGGTCAAGGAGCAGCAGCATCACCCGGTCCGCGGTGACCTGCAGCATCTCGACCTCCAGAAGGTCCGCCTCGACGTCAAGATCCAGGCCGAAGTCCTGATCGCCCTCGAAGGCGAAGAGGAAGCGCCTGGCTTCAAGCAGGGCGGCGTGCTCGAGCACGTGACCCGTGAAGTCACCGTCGAAGCGCTGCCGACCGATATTCCGGACAGCATCCCGCTCGACGTCTCCGAGATGGAGATCAACGACACGCTGACCCTCGAAGACCTGATCGTGCCCGGCAACCTCGAAGTCATCACCGACTTCGAGCCCTCCGAAGTCACGCTGGTCACCCTCTCGCCGCCGCGCGTCGAAGAGGAGCCGGAAGAAGTCGAAGTCGATCCGGAGCTGGTCGGCGAAGACGGCGAGCCGATCGAACCCGCCGAAGACGGCGAAGGCGGCGACTCCGGCGACGGTGGTGGCGACTCCGGGGATTCCGGCGACTCCGGGGATTCCGGCGACTCCTCAGACAAGGAGTAG
- a CDS encoding aminoacyl-tRNA hydrolase, with product MSLFGRSAGRGRDDTGPGDDAPFLVIGLGNPGREYERSRHNAGFMVVEALIDRWGLSRSKEKYRGLISEGRTGPGGPRVVLLRPQTFMNESGKSAGPVLGSRKVPLDKVIVVHDEIDLPFGEVRTRLGGGLAGHNGLKSLKAGFGSPEFWRVRVGVDRPDSTDPKRVAGYVLGRFSEPKDQVEALILDAAGETERLIEKLNADEPGEEDLN from the coding sequence CTGTCCCTATTCGGCCGGTCCGCTGGACGAGGCCGTGATGACACCGGCCCCGGTGACGATGCCCCTTTCCTCGTCATCGGACTCGGCAACCCCGGCCGCGAATACGAGCGGAGCCGGCACAACGCCGGCTTCATGGTGGTCGAGGCACTGATCGACCGCTGGGGTCTCTCCCGGTCGAAGGAGAAGTACCGGGGGCTGATCTCCGAGGGCCGCACCGGACCGGGCGGTCCGCGTGTCGTGCTGCTCCGGCCGCAGACCTTCATGAACGAGTCCGGGAAGTCGGCCGGGCCCGTGCTGGGCAGCAGGAAGGTGCCGCTCGACAAGGTGATCGTCGTCCATGACGAGATCGACCTGCCGTTCGGCGAGGTGCGCACCCGCCTGGGCGGCGGCCTCGCCGGTCACAACGGCCTGAAGAGCCTCAAGGCCGGGTTCGGCAGCCCCGAGTTCTGGCGCGTCCGGGTCGGCGTTGACCGGCCCGACTCGACCGATCCCAAGCGGGTTGCCGGGTACGTCCTCGGCCGGTTCTCCGAACCGAAAGACCAAGTCGAAGCCCTCATCCTTGACGCCGCCGGTGAGACGGAGCGATTGATCGAAAAACTGAATGCCGACGAACCCGGCGAGGAGGACCTGAATTGA
- a CDS encoding enoyl-CoA hydratase/isomerase family protein, with amino-acid sequence MSLTIYEVDDRGVALIQFNREKVLNAINVEMLHELNAHIASAREDEAVRVLVFSSTDYMAFSAGADLKEDLDEAGRIERMQLFADLYDGVVAFPKPTIAACHGYTVGGGAEVAIACDIRIGGSNLQMRFPGAALGVPVGPARLVTLCGLSAAKYLLLSSNVIKCDEAFRLGLVNQVSPGAATENAALDLAGRIAGYDPESVARIKSMLHKWDDVVGRSADEGRGQVEAQRDGTAL; translated from the coding sequence TTGAGTCTCACGATCTATGAAGTCGATGACCGCGGGGTGGCCCTGATCCAGTTCAACCGGGAGAAGGTCCTGAACGCGATCAACGTCGAGATGCTGCATGAGCTGAACGCGCACATCGCGTCCGCCCGCGAGGACGAAGCGGTGAGGGTCCTCGTCTTCTCGTCGACCGACTACATGGCTTTCTCCGCGGGCGCCGACCTCAAGGAGGACCTCGACGAGGCCGGCCGGATCGAGCGCATGCAGCTCTTCGCCGATCTCTACGACGGGGTGGTGGCGTTCCCCAAGCCGACGATCGCCGCCTGTCATGGCTACACGGTCGGTGGCGGCGCCGAGGTCGCGATCGCCTGCGACATCCGCATCGGCGGTTCGAACCTCCAGATGCGTTTCCCCGGGGCCGCGCTCGGCGTGCCGGTCGGCCCGGCTCGCCTGGTCACGCTCTGCGGCCTCTCCGCCGCGAAGTACCTGCTGCTGAGCTCGAACGTGATCAAGTGCGACGAAGCTTTCCGGCTGGGCCTGGTCAACCAGGTCTCTCCCGGCGCAGCGACCGAAAACGCCGCGCTCGACCTCGCCGGCCGGATCGCCGGTTACGACCCGGAGTCAGTCGCCCGCATCAAGTCGATGCTCCACAAGTGGGACGACGTGGTCGGCCGCTCGGCTGATGAAGGCCGCGGGCAGGTTGAAGCGCAGCGCGATGGGACGGCTTTGTAG